A genomic stretch from Buchnera aphidicola BCc includes:
- the folD gene encoding bifunctional methylenetetrahydrofolate dehydrogenase/methenyltetrahydrofolate cyclohydrolase FolD codes for METKILDGLKISKKIIKKIKKKIEKRKKKRKKIPGLAMIVIGNNPASLIYVNKKREACNQAGFFSIYWHLSNQIEEIELINLIKKLNKNKCIDGILIQLPLPIKINYLKIITSIDPKKDVDGFHPYNLGSLCQNNPQFRSCTSKGVITLLKKYKINIHGLYAVIIGSSNIVGKPMYMELLLAGCTVTIVNKNTKNIKTYVKKADLVVIAIGQPNFLYGHWIKLGAIVIDIGINYLYNKNKYKIVGDVHFKSTSVKTSYITPVPGGVGPMTVVSLLENTLQACIM; via the coding sequence ATGGAAACAAAAATTCTTGATGGATTAAAAATTTCAAAGAAAATTATAAAAAAAATAAAAAAAAAAATAGAAAAAAGAAAAAAAAAAAGAAAAAAAATTCCTGGTTTAGCTATGATTGTAATTGGAAATAATCCAGCTTCATTAATATATGTTAATAAAAAAAGAGAAGCATGTAATCAAGCAGGATTTTTTTCTATATATTGGCATTTATCAAATCAAATAGAAGAAATAGAATTAATTAATTTAATTAAAAAATTAAACAAAAACAAATGTATTGATGGTATTTTAATTCAATTACCATTACCTATTAAAATAAATTATTTAAAAATAATTACCAGTATTGATCCGAAAAAAGATGTAGATGGTTTCCATCCTTATAATTTAGGATCTTTATGTCAAAATAATCCTCAATTTAGATCATGTACTTCTAAAGGAGTAATTACATTACTTAAAAAATATAAAATCAATATACATGGATTATATGCAGTAATTATAGGATCATCTAATATAGTTGGAAAACCTATGTATATGGAATTATTATTAGCGGGATGTACAGTAACAATTGTAAACAAAAATACAAAAAACATAAAAACATATGTTAAAAAAGCTGATTTAGTTGTGATTGCTATTGGTCAACCAAATTTTTTATATGGACATTGGATTAAACTAGGAGCTATTGTAATAGATATTGGAATTAATTATTTGTATAATAAAAACAAATATAAAATTGTTGGTGATGTACATTTTAAATCTACTTCAGTAAAAACGTCTTATATTACTCCAGTACCAGGAGGAGTAGGTCCTATGACCGTAGTATCATTATTAGAAAATACACTACAAGCGTGTATAATGTAA
- the cysS gene encoding cysteine--tRNA ligase, whose translation MLRIFNTLTKKKEIFDFLLNKKINIYVCGVTTYDFCHIGHARTFIIFDIIIRYLQYLGYNTFYIRNITDIDDKIINKAKINNESIHILVNRMIKLMHKDFLSLNLIKPDQEPRVTQHISNIISSIKLLLKNNYAYVSDNKDILFKLNNFKEYGFLSNRMFNCSEKNFTTISKEKNYINNINDFVLWKHSNQLSIDTCTNWSSPWGAGRPGWHIECSSIINNFFKDGVVDIHGGGIDLLFPHHENEIAQLKSMNNSFSVNFWIHSGMVINKNHKMSKSFSNSVSIQYLLKKYDSEIIRWYFLATHYRHPLYYSEKNLLMMKNIFIKIYRSLLDCVVTINTKIDYEYHLRNKIKRKFFSAMNDDFNTPKACSILQKISKLIYKNKKNNTYLANILASDLVYLGKILGLFQNDPKNFFLKDNFCNKSTDLLIIVEKLFHMRNFYRSKKQWNLSDIIRKKLFCLGVIVEDNSYSSYYRFI comes from the coding sequence ATGTTAAGAATTTTTAATACATTAACAAAAAAAAAAGAAATTTTTGATTTTTTATTGAATAAGAAAATTAATATTTATGTTTGTGGAGTCACTACATATGATTTTTGTCATATAGGACACGCTCGTACATTTATTATATTTGATATTATCATACGTTATTTACAATATTTAGGATATAATACTTTTTATATAAGAAATATTACTGATATTGATGATAAAATTATTAATAAAGCAAAAATAAATAATGAATCAATTCATATTCTAGTTAATCGTATGATTAAATTAATGCATAAAGATTTTTTATCTTTAAATTTAATTAAACCTGATCAAGAACCTAGAGTTACACAACACATATCTAATATTATTTCTTCTATTAAGTTATTATTAAAAAATAATTATGCTTATGTTTCTGATAATAAAGATATTTTATTTAAACTTAATAATTTTAAGGAATATGGATTTTTATCTAATAGAATGTTTAATTGTTCAGAAAAAAATTTTACTACTATTAGTAAAGAAAAAAATTATATTAATAACATTAATGATTTTGTTCTTTGGAAACATAGTAATCAATTATCAATAGATACATGTACAAATTGGTCTTCCCCTTGGGGAGCTGGTCGTCCAGGATGGCATATTGAATGTTCTTCTATAATTAATAATTTTTTTAAAGATGGAGTAGTAGATATTCATGGAGGAGGGATTGATTTATTATTTCCTCATCATGAAAATGAAATAGCACAATTAAAAAGTATGAATAATTCTTTTTCTGTTAATTTTTGGATACATTCAGGTATGGTTATTAATAAAAATCATAAAATGTCAAAATCATTTTCTAATTCTGTTTCTATTCAATATTTATTGAAAAAATATGATTCTGAAATTATTAGATGGTATTTTCTTGCTACTCATTATAGACACCCACTTTATTATTCTGAAAAAAATTTATTAATGATGAAAAATATTTTTATTAAGATTTATAGATCTTTATTAGATTGTGTTGTAACTATTAATACAAAAATTGATTATGAATATCATTTAAGAAATAAAATAAAAAGAAAATTTTTTAGTGCAATGAATGATGATTTTAATACACCCAAAGCATGTAGTATTTTGCAAAAAATATCAAAATTAATTTACAAAAATAAAAAAAATAATACTTATTTAGCTAATATTTTAGCATCTGATTTAGTTTATTTAGGAAAAATTTTAGGTTTATTTCAAAATGATCCTAAAAATTTTTTTTTAAAAGATAATTTTTGTAATAAATCAACTGATTTATTAATTATAGTTGAAAAATTGTTTCATATGAGAAATTTTTATAGATCTAAAAAACAATGGAATTTATCAGACATTATTAGAAAAAAATTGTTTTGTTTAGGTGTTATTGTAGAAGATAATTCTTATTCTTCATATTATAGATTTATATAA
- the cspE gene encoding transcription antiterminator/RNA stability regulator CspE gives MSKIKGNVKWFNESKGFGFITPEDGSKDVFVHFSAIQSNGFKTLAEGQSVEFEITEGAKGPSAANVVSV, from the coding sequence ATGTCCAAGATAAAAGGTAATGTAAAATGGTTTAATGAATCTAAAGGTTTTGGTTTCATTACTCCTGAAGATGGAAGCAAAGATGTTTTTGTTCATTTTTCTGCTATCCAAAGCAACGGATTTAAGACTTTGGCAGAAGGTCAAAGTGTTGAGTTCGAAATTACCGAAGGCGCAAAAGGGCCGTCAGCTGCTAATGTTGTTAGTGTTTAA
- the ybeD gene encoding DUF493 family protein YbeD — translation MTNKLKKMLKFPCTFTYKVIGLAQPELTNNIIKIIQNHIPGDYAPQIKSSNKGTYLSISITICAKNFKQIKNLYNELSKIHLVRMVL, via the coding sequence ATGACAAATAAATTAAAAAAAATGTTAAAATTCCCTTGTACTTTTACTTATAAAGTAATCGGATTAGCGCAACCAGAATTGACTAATAATATTATAAAAATTATACAAAATCATATACCTGGAGATTACGCACCTCAAATAAAATCTAGTAATAAAGGAACATATTTATCAATTTCTATAACTATTTGTGCTAAAAATTTTAAACAAATAAAAAATTTATATAATGAATTAAGCAAAATTCACTTAGTTAGAATGGTTTTATAA